CCTGCTGGGCACGGGCAGCAATAATCAGGATCGGTCACTGACAAGCCATGCTGGGGAGGAGCCCAGCCAGCTTCCATCAGGGAGCCCAACAGCCAGAGCCAGCAGGAGACACAGAACAGCCTCCAGGGTCAGAGCCAACACCAGCTAGCTGTGAGGACACGGAGGGCCAGAACCAGGCCATGGGGGGACACGGAGGGCTGGAACCAGGTGTGACTGTAGCAGAgaggcctggggggtgggggtgggggcgtgaaacCAGAAGAAAGGCACAGGCAGGGAAAACGAACTCCTTGCCCCACAGCACCGGGCCAGCTCAGCGCAGCACGACGACGCACGCAGGCCCCTGAAGGTGCTTCAGGATCATTCGTCTCCTAAGACGACGCAGGAGGATCCCCCAAGAAGCCAGGATGGACAGCGACCACAGGCATAGGGTGGAACATGGGGAACGAGAGGGGCaaggcagctgcccagggctccagcaacCACAGCCCAGCAGAAAGGGTCTCCTGCGGTATCAGCCGCCAGGGTTCTGCACCACGTgaaagggggtgtgggtgtggaggCAGAAGCTGCAACATGAAGCAGGAGGGTGCCACCTACCGGCTGCCCTGGGAAAGGATGCAGCACGGCCACGACGGCTTGGACGAGACGCTTTTGGCCggctggtagggtgaccagatgaagagaagaaaatatcgggacacatgggggaagcaaaacagaaacaaacacagCCGGAGTTGACGAAGCCAAAGCCGCAATATCCGACCGttttatcgggacgtctggtcaccctaccagctGGGCTCAGGGCGCACACGCCTGGCTGGTTtgcagagctccctgctgcctcgcCTAGCTGGCCCTGGGCGTTTCCATGTGCAgtccccagcccagtgcagctgAGAACCaggcctggcctgtctctcaCTTCTGCTACTTCCTGAAGAGCTGTGGGGGCAAACAGGGGAGGCCGCAGGCCCTCAAGTTACAGCGGGTCTCTGCCGCTCGGCCCAGCCTCAGGAGCTCGCGGGGAGGTGTCTGAACATCCGTTCTGTTCATCTCTGTGGGATTGAAAACGAAGCCCAGAGCCCACTGCGCATTTTGCTGACTCGAGGAGTTCAGCTTCCAGGTCCCGCAGCCCCGCACAGCAAGGGTTACATTCCAGCCGTCCCCAGGGGCAGAGGTTTAAATGCATCCCGGGGTACCCCACGGCAGGAGactctcctcctcccagcagcagtgccaggaccctgctctgctctgcggACTCTGCCGAGGGGGACCCTCGCCCCAGAGGGCCCTTGCTCATgtgcagcacagggggctggaaaGCTGGTTCTCCTCTCCCCACTGAAACTGGAGGGCCAGCTTTTTAAgcacaggctggacaaacacctgtctgggaaGGTTTAGGGACGCGTGGCCCTGCCTCAGCGCGGTAGGCTGGCCTAGATAACCTCTCcagctcccttccagcccgacgcctctctgctggctgctctcaCAGCGGGGAGCGGAAAGGGACAGAGCCGTCGCTGGGCAGGGTGGTCTGTGCCACACGCCAGCAGGCTGCCAGCTTTCCGAGGGCAGCACTTCCCGGTGGGCCCACACAACGGTGACAGCCTGGCAAGCGGAGCCGAACAGGAACACGGGCTGGGGATggccagagggagctggggaCGGGTGAGGCAGCGCAGAGCAGGACCAGCCGGGCCAAGCCGCAGCAGGGCAGCGGCTGAGAACGACACTGGCTGCTGCACGTTTTACACGACCAGCGAACTAAGGAGGGAAAACAGCGCAGCAGTAAGTGCAGGGAGTCTCCTCCCCACCTCTGGGTGCTGCAGCGGGTGGGTTCAGCCCCGCACAGCCGGCACCTCAGCCTGGCGTTCCTCGCTCCCCCTCACTTCATGGAGAGAGGTCCCAGTCCAAACTCGGAGCAGAAGCTGCAGCTATTCCTgcctcaccccctccccgcccctctcGAACAAGGCAGCCGAGTCACAGCCTGTCTCCCTCCTTCCGCTTCAATGCCTTTGACAGACCTGGCGCCCTCCTCCTCCCGAGAGCTACAACTGGAGTGAGCCGCTGGTCCCCAAGTCCGCGCCTTGCTGGGACTCAGATCCCTGCTCTCACTCCCTGTCTCCCGCTGGCTGGCTAAGTCCAAGTGACAGATTCAAAGCTCGCTAATtgccagccctggccccagtgaGTCCCTGCCACAGACCGAGCTCCTCGCTCTGCCTGGGATCAGCAGGAGAAGCCGCATGGGGCGGGAGGCGCTGTCGGAAACTATCCGTCAAGGCCCAGCCCTGCTAAAGCTGCAGCTAGACCACGGACGCCTGGCTGACAGGCAGGATCTGACTTCACACAGAGCAGTCCCGGTGCAGCCCAGAGACAAGACTGAGCCACAGGGAACCTGCCCCCCAACGGGGCAGTGGGCCACAGAATCAGGTTAGCCCGGCAGCAAGGGGGCAGCAACCCCAAGGCCGGCCCAGAAGAGAGTAACACCCCCAAAGCAGCTCACCAACAGCTATCTCCTGCAGGCAGAGGCCTGGGCTCGTCACTTGTTGGAAGAGTGTCTGGTGTGAACCCACCaggctcctccagccctgggggtgCACAGAGCTCTGGGGCTTGGACTGGGCGTGCTCAAGTGTTGCAGCTGCCCCCCAACTCCTCTCCATTGATGCTAGATTCTACTGCCCTGCCGCCCCCCCGCCTTCCCCTCCAGCTGGGCTCAATGCCCTACTACCATGCGTCCATCTCTGGTGTGTCCCCCTGGGAGCCAGGCTGTACTCACATGGCTGAGGACCCGGGCTGGGGCCAGCTTTCCCGGGCAGTGCAGTACTCCTCGGCACACTCGCAGATGACACGAAGGGCTCGTACTGCAAGTTGCAAACCACAGAGCTTTAGTGACAACATGcacgggggaagggggcaggggggctgcctGCATCCAAAGGCCCCCCAGGCTTGTACTGCAGCAGGAAGTGGGGATGGCAAAGCAGCTCCCTTGGGCCATGCTGGGGCCAAGAGCAGACCCTGGGATCCAGGTATCTACCCGCCCTTTGCATTTGCACCAGGGTTCGATCGATCAGCTGCCCACATCTCTTCCCAACCCTGGCGAAGAGAGGACGGCTACTGTATGGGGTCTCGAGAGCCAAAGTCTTCACACACATTGTCTCACGGTaacttcccctcctgccccccaccatgCGGGCTGGCCCAGTCGCCATCACAGCTCGCTCCCAGACTCTCCTAAGTACTTCGATGGCACCAGCATCCGAGCACCTGGCAACCTCAAAcggatttcccctcccctccctgtgccatTACCCCCATGGCAGAGATGTggagaatctgtggcagagcaaggaactgaacgcGGGTCTCCTCTCTACCATCCCTGTGGCAACTCCAGCCATTGCTGCCACAGGGGTCACCACTAGGGAAGGAGTCCACGTGTTTCTGGTTTCTTTGAGGGTCGTTTTGCAGACAGAAATGAGGAGCAGCCGATATCGTGTAACCAAACAGCTCTCCGCTCCTCCCAGCGAGCAGCATGAGTCCCACTGGACAGGTGCCCCCGCCTGCACCCCAGAGAAAGAGCGAACCTCACCAATGCACTCCAGCTTCCTCTGCGGGCAGCTCTCCAGAAGgatcagccccagctcctgcaccGCCGTGCTGTAAGGGTAGGAACCTGCGGTGTGGCCCTTGCtgtcctgggggaagaggctaGCGGAGACTCCTATTTCCGAAGGGGGCATGTTCCTGTGGCGCTCCATGCTCCTGGACAGGGCCACCTCCCGGGCCTGGTAGACCCTCCTGCAGGGTGCAGAGCAGAGAGGAGGTGGAGAGCACGGCAGGATGCTCTCTTCCCAGAGTCCTGCTAAATCCCGCCCACGTGCCCTGCTGGGAACTTCCCGGCCATGGGGCTGGGGAGCCTACGTGTTGGGTTCTTCCTGCCCTACACTAGCCTGGTGCCTCCCCACACCAGCCAGGCCCCACAATGGCACTGCCTTCACTGGGGCCCGCAGCGGAGGCCACACACACTGCTGACTGCTCGCACGGGAGGCAGGGATTAACAGGCATGGGCTAGAAAACCAGGCGCATCTGAcctctgcccagcccagggctgcccTGGTACCGCTAGGAGCCTGCGGGCTGCTCTGAATTCAGACAGGGAGGGAAGAGACTGCAGCCAACCTGACCCTGGATACAGGCGCGACGCCTGCCAGGAGCACTGGGCCCCGCGTGCCGCGCTCCATGTCGATGCACGGAGACGGGTTCAAACCCCACGGCCGgccacctgctccctgcagcaacGGACGCTGTCCGTGGGAAAGGGATCAGCAGCCCCACCAGAGCCACCACTGGCCTTTCCACGTCTCTGCATGTGGAGCGGCACAAGCCCCGAGTACTCGGTCTGGAGAACTGGACTCTCCCCAGCAGACACCTCACAGGTGGGTAAAGCCTTGGGCCTTGACTCCCACAATGAGCATCCCTTTCCATGCCCCGCACTCTCTGCCATCCCAGTGCCCCAGGCCGGCAGAGCCCTGGGCAAGGCCGGAGAGCAGGGGAGCTGCGGTACCTGTAGAGGGCTAGCAGGGGGGCCCAGAGAGGCGAGAAGAAGGCTTCCTCAATGCGCGCCAGGCACTGGTCCTTGGAGGAGGCGGTGTTCAGGCCCTCAAAAGccagcagggccagggagagcagcctgtCTGGGGAGGAAGTGTTACAGGCAGCATGCTGGGTCAGGATCTCCAAGCACTGCTGGGATCCTGGGAAAGGGAGCTCAGGCCGCAGTACGGGGAAAGAGGCTGGCCATGGACCACCAAGCCATCGCTGTCCTGAAGGCGCTGACAGGGCGAGCGGGGCGGGGCCCCCGGCAATGCACGCTGCGTCTGCATGCGTTCATCACGGAGAAGCAACACCGTGCCACTTGCCCTGCCCAGGATAGATCCAGGAGCCTGCAACAATCCGACctgggaagggcaggggcaggggagcaggaagCAAATGCGTCAGAGCGGACCAAGGAGGCGGttttctggctcccagtcctacCAGCATGACAGCAGCGGCTCCCAGGAGCCCACCACCGCAGGTGCCAGAGACGCTAGGAGAGCCCTGTACAACTGCCTCACTCGCTGGGCCTCCTCCACGCCCCATGTGGAGACGGGCCGGGCAGCCCATGCCACCCTCTGCGGAGCGTCCGAAGGGGACTCTGTCCAGCTGAGAACCAAGGAGGAGCCCCACAGCGGGGGCACAGGCAGGCCACCCTTGGAGCAGATTTCCAACGTCCTCACCCTCCCGACAGGCTCCAGCCCTGAGCGTGGAGCAGGGCAGAGCGTTGCATGTTGGGACATAGCACAGGCCGTTAGGTCTATGGGCGATGGGCCTGCACTGACCGCGGCCTGCACTTTGGGCTGTCCTCGTGGCTGTGGCAttactctccctcccccaggacaAAGCCCTGGGGGGAACAATCCGCACTCCCCTCCTCGGATACCCAGACCCCTCCCACCACTCCCCACACGCCCCTCACCCACTGAGTTGTGAATGTCCTTCACGATGGCTTTCAGCTGCTCCTGCAGAGAGGCCTTCTTCtcagctggggcctggggctccgctgggAGGCCAGTGGGCCAGCTCTCGGGCGCTGCCAGGAACCGTTCCAGGTCCTCAAAGGAGCTCTCTCTGTCGGCCAGGCGGGCAGCCGTCCCTTCCTGCAGGCTGCTCTCTGTTGCCAGGTCCTCGCTCAGGGGCGCCGTGGACAGGCTGTGTTGCAAGTTCACCTTGTTCTCCTGGACGGAGGCCATGCAGTACAGACTCTGGGAGGACCTCAGTTTCCGGCCCCCAGGTGCTGGGGTCAACAGTCCCTCAGCATCCAGCGAGAGGGAGGAGAAGCCCCTGGAAGTGGTGCTCAGGTCAGCGAGGTTCTGGCTCACAATGGGGTAGAGCCTGCTGTAGATCGCATGCTGGAGCTTCGTCAACAGCTGGGGAATGGGGTGCTCGGGGAAGCTGGAAGCAAAGGGCAGATGCTCaagacagggaggggagaggagccagGCCTTACCTGGGGTGCGCTCGAGGCCGTCCCATGGGGATCTGCTGTCGCCTGGGAAGCACCGGGCGGCCAGGACAACGGGAGCTGCTGACCCACATGGCTGGGAGCACAGCCCCATGCCAGGTTCGCCGGGAGCCCACCGCGCCTCCCTCCAGGGGCGGAGTTCGGTGGCCAAGCGCGCTGCACCCCCAGGCAAGCCCCTCCTGTCACTGTCTGGGCAGCTGCCCCCtctgctggggctgggagagccAAGGAGCAACTCGGCAGGACACAGCACCCAGCCCAGGCATGTTTTGGGCCagccagcaccccccagcacagagcccccatCACCCTGGCCGGGAGAGGGCAGGGGGCCCTTCGGCCCACATCAGCTCTCCCACTAGCCGCTACCTGAGGAGGTGGGAGATGAGGCCGGACACCAGAGAGAGATCTGTCGGGTTCTTCTTCAGCTTGGCTTTCCAGAGCTTTGGCCACTCCTGGGAGGGGGACagcagcagagagcagctgaGGCTGCGGCTCCCACTGGGGGAGCCCTGGACAAGGCCACCCAAAAGACAACTGACCCCTCCCACCCAGCAAAGCTCCCAGCGCTCCCCACCCCTCTCAGCAAGGCCACGGCCCCCCCAGCACGCGGCACCTCCTGGTTCCTGCGCCGGCCCTGGCCAGAAAGGCACTGCTGCCCAGACGCAGTCAAACAGCAGGGAGGGCCTGTGCCCTCTCGACTGCTGGAGCCAAGCCGCAGCGCCACTCCTCTCCTGCCGCCACGGCCACGGAGACCAGAACGCCTGCATCGGGGCTGGGCACTTTCTGTAACCCCCACCACAGCCTGGCCTCGCTGGGGCTagctcccagctccctgtccccttccGGCAGCCCCCGGCAGACGGCTTGAGagccagcaggcaggcaggccggCCTCCCACACTTCAGGGTCCAGCGGCTCCTGGGACAGCGACCGGCCAGAGCCACTTCCCAGGGCCCTGCCGCACCAGTACTCACATGATCCTGCTCGTACTCCAGGATGGCAGCATAGAGCaccctctgctcctgctcctcgGGGGTGAGGGCGATGTTGCTGGAGAACCTCCTGCCCAAGAGAGACCACATGGCAGGCTGAGAGACCCGCTGCTGCCTTTCCatctggagccagggctgggtgccGCCCAGGTGGGCAGACTGCAGGGTGCCAACTCTAGAAATACCCACAGCAGACTCCTCAAGAGCCCAGCCAGCTCCGGCCACGGTGCAGGGACCCATCCAAATTGGAACAGGCGTCTGGAAACAGGGCTGCTCACTCGCGGAGCTGCACCCGAAGGCTGGCCCAAACAGCTCTCAGCGAGGAAGGGAAAGGGGCACAGGGAGGTCACAGGTGGCATGTTGCAAGCAGGCCAAAAGTTTGGGAACTGACCTGAACGCCAGCCGGGGCTGAGCACCAGCATACGCTGCCAGGCCAGAGGTATGTTAGCGGCCTGGTCGCCTACCTTTGAGTTGGGAGGGGGACAGGCACAAGTGGGGGGGTGCGGGCACACGCAATAGCATCTCTGACTCTACGTCAGCTCTGCTCGCTCTACGGCACAGGAGCGGCTGGCACTAGCTGGGAACCCGAACGAGACAGGGCTGGAGACCTCGACTAGAGTGCTGGGAAGGACTCAGAAGGCAGCCCCGCAGACTCtcacccctctcccagagccctgCTCCCATTGGAGGGAGCTACGAGATGGGCGAGCACGTGGGGTAATGACATGCAAATGAGCATACCCATAATCCCTCTCTCCAGCACTGCCACAAACAAGTAGCCTTTCCTCCCCGAGtccctggggctggctgaggggagcCAGAGGGGGGGGGAGTTCTCCCCGGCAGGGGGGTCATTTAACCAACAGAAGCTTTGCTGTTTCCGTTCCTCACCCACCACAGCTGGGTCTCCCGCCCCGGGAAAGGCCCCTGGACAAGGGGCCCTTCCCCAGACCCCGGCCTTGCTCACCTGTTGGCAGCTTCCTGCAGCCGCAGCCTGCGCTCctccatcttcctctgaagctggGGCACGGGAGTCAAGGCTCCACAGTTGtgtctccacccacccacccgcggCCACGCACAGGGGCAGGGCTAGTCCCGAACCTACCGGCCGGCCGCAGCTTGGCACAGCCAGCTTCAGAGGCACACGCCTCTGGCTGGGGGCTCAACAGAGCGCGTGAGCAGAGGCAATCAAAGCAAACGTCACCCCGCAGTCAGCGCCTGGCAGAACCCGGAGCCCCttgaggcagggccaggggcccacCGACACCATAGTGCAGCCCTGCATGGAGAGCGGGGAGGCATGGCTGCTTCTCCGTGACCGGGCTGAGAGGGGCCCCGGGGGAATCcagcagccctggctgggacacaCTGCAGACACCCCTGCTGCTTAACCGCTCGATCCGCCGTTCGCAGAGTCAATCCAATCTCACTATGGCATTAGTGCTGCTGGGTTTACCTCTAAGAGGCGCCATCTCCCAGCCTTTCCCCTGGGAGTCAGACTAGGTGGTGACCCTCTGCGCCAGGAGATGaatttctcctccccctgccccccaggcagcAAACGCTCTAG
The genomic region above belongs to Eretmochelys imbricata isolate rEreImb1 chromosome 12, rEreImb1.hap1, whole genome shotgun sequence and contains:
- the VPS9D1 gene encoding VPS9 domain-containing protein 1 isoform X2; this encodes MAAGGDGAVKPLQSAMKLAAAAIELDTGNRPREAYVEYLKSISYISQALLEEAAKGGSDAVTPDTPKMLKLAEQCLERAKSSTAVLGKVKPAAHERGPSPAPISRHRRVLSDEGGKLSPFLPPEIFQKLQITKAQGTKKELTPLEEASLQNQKLRAAYEARVARLNPSQAVQKTSLTLTLQRQMMENLVIAKAREETLQRKMEERRLRLQEAANRVGTLQSAHLGGTQPWLQMERQQRVSQPAMWSLLGRRFSSNIALTPEEQEQRVLYAAILEYEQDHEWPKLWKAKLKKNPTDLSLVSGLISHLLSFPEHPIPQLLTKLQHAIYSRLYPIVSQNLADLSTTSRGFSSLSLDAEGLLTPAPGGRKLRSSQSLYCMASVQENKVNLQHSLSTAPLSEDLATESSLQEGTAARLADRESSFEDLERFLAAPESWPTGLPAEPQAPAEKKASLQEQLKAIVKDIHNSVDRLLSLALLAFEGLNTASSKDQCLARIEEAFFSPLWAPLLALYRRVYQAREVALSRSMERHRNMPPSEIGVSASLFPQDSKGHTAGSYPYSTAVQELGLILLESCPQRKLECIVRALRVICECAEEYCTARESWPQPGSSAIGADDLLPILSYVVLKSDLPQLVAECAALEEFIHEGYLIGEEGYCLTSLQSALSYVESLHGGVLVK
- the VPS9D1 gene encoding VPS9 domain-containing protein 1 isoform X4 is translated as MAAGGDGAVKPLQSAMKLAAAAIELDTGNRPREAYVEYLKSISYISQALLEEAAKGGSDAVTPDTPKMLKLAEQCLERAKSSTAVLGKVKPAAHERGPSPAPISRHRRVLSDEGGKLSPFLPPEIFQKLQITKAQGTKKELTPLEEASLQNQKLRAAYEARVARLNPSQAVQKTSLTLTLQRQMMENLVIAKAREETLQRKMEERRLRLQEAANRRFSSNIALTPEEQEQRVLYAAILEYEQDHEWPKLWKAKLKKNPTDLSLVSGLISHLLSFPEHPIPQLLTKLQHAIYSRLYPIVSQNLADLSTTSRGFSSLSLDAEGLLTPAPGGRKLRSSQSLYCMASVQENKVNLQHSLSTAPLSEDLATESSLQEGTAARLADRESSFEDLERFLAAPESWPTGLPAEPQAPAEKKASLQEQLKAIVKDIHNSVDRLLSLALLAFEGLNTASSKDQCLARIEEAFFSPLWAPLLALYRRVYQAREVALSRSMERHRNMPPSEIGVSASLFPQDSKGHTAGSYPYSTAVQELGLILLESCPQRKLECIVRALRVICECAEEYCTARESWPQPGSSAIGADDLLPILSYVVLKSDLPQLVAECAALEEFIHEGYLIGEEGYCLTSLQSALSYVESLHGGVLVK
- the VPS9D1 gene encoding VPS9 domain-containing protein 1 isoform X3, translated to MAAGGDGAVKPLQSAMKLAAAAIELDTGNRPREAYVEYLKSISYISQALLEEAAKGGSDAVTPDTPKMLKLAEQCLERAKSSTAVLGKVKPAAHERGPSPAPISRHRRVLSDEGGKLSPFLPPEIFQKLQITKAQGTKKELTPLEEASLQNQKLRAAYEARVARLNPSQAVQKTSLTLTLQRQMMENLVIAKAREETLQRKMEERRLRLQEAANRRFSSNIALTPEEQEQRVLYAAILEYEQDHEWPKLWKAKLKKNPTDLSLVSGLISHLLSFPEHPIPQLLTKLQHAIYSRLYPIVSQNLADLSTTSRGFSSLSLDAEGLLTPAPGGRKLRSSQSLYCMASVQENKVNLQHSLSTAPLSEDLATESSLQEGTAARLADRESSFEDLERFLAAPESWPTGLPAEPQAPAEKKASLQEQLKAIVKDIHNSVDRLLSLALLAFEGLNTASSKDQCLARIEEAFFSPLWAPLLALYRRVYQAREVALSRSMERHRNMPPSEIGVSASLFPQDSKGHTAGSYPYSTAVQELGLILLESCPQRKLECIVRALRVICECAEEYCTARESWPQPGSSAIGADDLLPILSYVVLKSDLPQLVAECAALEEFIHEGRVATCLLPRLQRCSRLGAAPAGTTEEGSLRSLGGWTCPATLQLR
- the VPS9D1 gene encoding VPS9 domain-containing protein 1 isoform X5, with translation MAAGGDGAVKPLQSAMKLAAAAIELDTGNRPREAYVEYLKSISYISQALLEEAAKGGSDAVTPDTPKMLKLAEQCLERAKSSTAVLGKVKPAAHERGPSPAPISRHRRVLSDEGGKLSPFLPPEIFQKLQITKAQGTKKELTPLEEASLQNQKLRAAYEARVARLNPSQAVQKTSLTLTLQRQMMENLVIAKAREETLQRKMEERRLRLQEAANRVGTLQSAHLGGTQPWLQMERQQRVSQPAMWSLLGRRFSSNIALTPEEQEQRVLYAAILEYEQDHEWPKLWKAKLKKNPTDLSLVSGLISHLLSFPEHPIPQLLTKLQHAIYSRLYPIVSQNLADLSTTSRGFSSLSLDAEGLLTPAPGGRKLRSSQSLYCMASVQENKVNLQHSLSTAPLSEDLATESSLQEGTAARLADRESSFEDLERFLAAPESWPTGLPAEPQAPAEKKASLQEQLKAIVKDIHNSVDRLLSLALLAFEGLNTASSKDQCLARIEEAFFSPLWAPLLALYRRVYQAREVALSRSMERHRNMPPSEIGVSASLFPQDSKGHTAGSYPYSTAVQELGLILLESCPQRKLECIVRALRVICECAEEYCTARESWPQPGSSAMYLIGEEGYCLTSLQSALSYVESLHGGVLVK
- the VPS9D1 gene encoding VPS9 domain-containing protein 1 isoform X1, with protein sequence MAAGGDGAVKPLQSAMKLAAAAIELDTGNRPREAYVEYLKSISYISQALLEEAAKGGSDAVTPDTPKMLKLAEQCLERAKSSTAVLGKVKPAAHERGPSPAPISRHRRVLSDEGGKLSPFLPPEIFQKLQITKAQGTKKELTPLEEASLQNQKLRAAYEARVARLNPSQAVQKTSLTLTLQRQMMENLVIAKAREETLQRKMEERRLRLQEAANRVGTLQSAHLGGTQPWLQMERQQRVSQPAMWSLLGRRFSSNIALTPEEQEQRVLYAAILEYEQDHEWPKLWKAKLKKNPTDLSLVSGLISHLLSFPEHPIPQLLTKLQHAIYSRLYPIVSQNLADLSTTSRGFSSLSLDAEGLLTPAPGGRKLRSSQSLYCMASVQENKVNLQHSLSTAPLSEDLATESSLQEGTAARLADRESSFEDLERFLAAPESWPTGLPAEPQAPAEKKASLQEQLKAIVKDIHNSVDRLLSLALLAFEGLNTASSKDQCLARIEEAFFSPLWAPLLALYRRVYQAREVALSRSMERHRNMPPSEIGVSASLFPQDSKGHTAGSYPYSTAVQELGLILLESCPQRKLECIVRALRVICECAEEYCTARESWPQPGSSAIGADDLLPILSYVVLKSDLPQLVAECAALEEFIHEGRVATCLLPRLQRCSRLGAAPAGTTEEGSLRSLGGWTCPATLQLR